One Neoarius graeffei isolate fNeoGra1 chromosome 16, fNeoGra1.pri, whole genome shotgun sequence DNA segment encodes these proteins:
- the LOC132900122 gene encoding proline-rich protein 15: MTEKTAPWWRSFVGKRRKAARESASILEQDLAAHRSTESSQQPISITTTPEQRSGSVTSSQAAGGQAVLADDTYDDSVVQPTFSESANRRNLRVSRSGRFKEKRHTRVGLPEQYGNTEREEPPSKGDMN, translated from the coding sequence atgactgaaaagacggcTCCTTGGTGGAGATCCTTCGTCGGAAAGAGGCGGAAGGCGGCCAGGGAATCGGCATCGATCCTGGAGCAGGACCTCGCAGCCCACAGAAGCACCGAATCCAGCCAGCAGCCCATCTCCATTACCACCACTCCGGAGCAGAGAAGCGGCTCAGTGACCAGTTCGCAAGCAGCAGGAGGGCAAGCTGTTCTAGCCGATGACACTTACGACGACTCTGTCGTACAGCCGACGTTCAGCGAGAGCGCCAACCGACGCAACCTGCGCGTGTCACGATCAGGCCGCTTCAAGGAAAAACGACACACGCGTGTGGGCCTGCCAGAACAATATGGAAACACTGAAAGGGAAGAGCCACCGAGCAAAGGCGACATGAACTAA